From the Nonlabens marinus S1-08 genome, one window contains:
- a CDS encoding DNA gyrase/topoisomerase IV subunit A produces MSEDNENEELENLDDGFEEQATETITRVTGMYKEWFLDYASYVILERAVPAIEDGFKPVQRRIMQSMKDLDDGRYNKVANIVGHTMQYHPHGDASIGDAMVQIGQKDLLIDMQGNWGNILTGDPAAASRYIEARLSKFALEVLFNPKITEWQSSYDGRRKEPINLPVKFPLLLTQGAEGIAVGLSTKILPHNFNEIIDASIKHLQGKRFKLYPDFPTGGEADISGYNDGMRGGKVRVRAKMHSPDKNTILITEIPFSTTTSSLIDSILKANEKGKIKIKKIEDNTAAEVEIQIHLPPGLSPDKTMDALYAFTNCEVSVSPLGCVIEDNKPLFVGVTEMLRRSTDHTVEIIRQELQIQLDEVEEQWHFASLERIFIENRIYRDIEEEETWDGVINAIDKGLKPHITHLKRAVTVDDIVRLTEIRIKRISKFDIDKAQQKIEALEDRIAELKKNLENLIDFTIAYFQKLQKDYGKGRERMTELKAFDDIVASKVVIRNTKLYVNREEGFVGTSLKRDEYVGDCADIDDIIVFTKSGTMMVTKVDAKTFVGKGILHVAIWKKKDKRTIYNLIYKDGKTGPSYVKRFAVTSMTRDKEYNIGYGTAGTSVHYFSANPNGEAEIVTINLRQQGSIKKLKWDLDFSDILIKGRSSKGNLVTKYNIKKVELKEEGVSTLKPRKIWFDETVRRLNVDGRGDLLGEFKGEDRLLIINQKGDAKTVIPEVTSRFDDDMVVLEKWIPNKPISAIYFNGEKELFYVKRFLIENEDKEESFISDHDKSYLEIVSTSHRPVAEIVYSKPRGKEQPPNEEVELEEFIAIKGIAAQGNMLTKEKVKQINLLDPLPYVEPDVEEVEVVEEEEDEKTTGPAEATTSKLTTDSDETDDDSPIDDKGQASLF; encoded by the coding sequence ATGAGTGAAGACAACGAAAACGAAGAACTAGAAAACTTAGACGACGGCTTTGAAGAACAAGCTACCGAGACCATCACCCGGGTCACGGGCATGTATAAGGAATGGTTTCTGGATTACGCCAGTTACGTAATTCTAGAGCGTGCCGTGCCTGCGATTGAGGATGGTTTTAAACCCGTTCAACGCCGTATCATGCAGTCCATGAAGGATTTGGATGATGGTCGTTACAACAAGGTGGCTAATATTGTGGGCCACACCATGCAGTACCATCCGCATGGTGATGCTTCCATTGGTGATGCTATGGTTCAAATAGGTCAAAAGGATCTATTGATTGACATGCAGGGTAACTGGGGAAATATTCTCACCGGTGATCCAGCTGCGGCCTCAAGATATATTGAAGCTCGACTATCTAAATTTGCACTGGAAGTTCTCTTCAATCCTAAGATAACAGAATGGCAATCTAGTTATGACGGGCGACGTAAAGAACCTATCAACTTACCTGTTAAATTCCCATTGCTTCTAACACAAGGCGCCGAGGGAATTGCCGTTGGCTTAAGTACTAAAATACTACCACATAACTTCAATGAAATTATTGATGCTAGCATCAAGCATCTACAAGGCAAACGTTTCAAATTATATCCAGATTTCCCAACTGGCGGTGAAGCAGATATTTCTGGTTATAACGATGGAATGCGTGGAGGTAAGGTACGCGTGCGGGCAAAAATGCATTCTCCTGACAAAAATACCATTCTCATAACGGAAATTCCGTTTTCTACAACTACCAGTTCGTTGATTGATTCAATCTTGAAAGCCAATGAAAAAGGCAAGATTAAAATCAAAAAAATCGAAGATAACACTGCTGCAGAGGTAGAAATCCAAATTCACTTGCCACCAGGATTATCGCCAGATAAAACCATGGATGCTCTTTATGCTTTCACAAATTGTGAAGTCAGTGTTTCTCCGCTAGGTTGCGTGATTGAAGATAACAAGCCATTATTTGTTGGAGTGACTGAAATGCTGCGTCGCAGTACAGATCACACAGTAGAAATTATACGTCAGGAGCTTCAAATCCAGCTCGATGAAGTAGAAGAGCAGTGGCACTTTGCCTCCTTGGAGCGCATCTTCATTGAAAATCGCATCTATCGGGATATTGAGGAGGAAGAAACTTGGGATGGAGTGATCAATGCCATAGATAAAGGCTTGAAACCTCACATTACTCATTTGAAACGTGCTGTTACAGTGGACGATATCGTTCGTTTGACAGAAATTAGAATTAAAAGGATTTCCAAATTTGACATAGACAAGGCGCAGCAAAAAATCGAGGCTTTAGAAGATCGAATTGCAGAGCTTAAAAAGAATCTGGAAAACCTGATTGATTTTACCATAGCCTATTTTCAGAAATTACAAAAAGACTACGGTAAAGGCCGCGAACGCATGACTGAGCTCAAAGCTTTTGATGATATTGTGGCTAGCAAGGTGGTGATCAGAAATACTAAACTCTATGTAAACAGGGAAGAAGGTTTTGTAGGTACCAGTTTGAAGCGTGATGAATATGTGGGCGACTGTGCTGATATCGATGATATTATCGTTTTCACGAAAAGTGGAACTATGATGGTCACTAAGGTAGACGCCAAGACTTTCGTGGGTAAAGGCATCTTGCATGTGGCGATCTGGAAGAAAAAAGATAAGCGTACCATCTATAACCTTATCTATAAGGACGGTAAAACTGGGCCAAGTTATGTGAAACGCTTTGCAGTAACCAGCATGACTCGAGATAAGGAATACAATATAGGTTATGGAACCGCAGGAACCAGCGTCCATTATTTCAGTGCTAATCCTAATGGGGAAGCAGAGATTGTTACGATCAACCTTCGTCAACAAGGAAGTATCAAGAAGTTAAAATGGGATTTAGACTTTTCAGATATATTGATCAAAGGAAGATCCTCTAAAGGAAATCTAGTAACTAAGTACAACATCAAGAAAGTAGAGCTCAAAGAAGAAGGTGTGAGTACGTTGAAGCCACGTAAAATATGGTTTGATGAAACGGTAAGGCGCTTGAATGTAGACGGTCGCGGTGATTTGCTAGGGGAGTTTAAAGGTGAAGATCGACTCCTAATTATAAACCAAAAAGGAGACGCAAAAACGGTCATACCTGAAGTTACTTCTCGGTTTGATGACGATATGGTAGTACTTGAGAAATGGATTCCTAATAAACCCATTAGCGCTATTTACTTTAATGGCGAGAAGGAGTTGTTTTATGTGAAGCGATTCTTAATTGAAAATGAAGACAAAGAAGAGTCCTTCATATCAGACCATGATAAGTCCTATTTAGAGATTGTATCCACTTCTCATCGTCCGGTAGCAGAGATTGTATATTCTAAACCCAGAGGTAAAGAACAACCACCTAATGAGGAGGTTGAACTGGAAGAGTTCATTGCTATCAAGGGAATTGCAGCACAAGGTAACATGTTGACTAAAGAGAAGGTCAAGCAAATCAATCTTCTAGACCCGTTGCCTTATGTGGAGCCAGATGTAGAAGAAGTTGAGGTGGTAGAAGAAGAGGAAGACGAGAAAACTACAGGCCCAGCAGAGGCTACGACTTCTAAATTAACTACTGACAGTGATGAGACTGATGACGATTCACCTATTGATGACAAAGGACAAGCAAGCCTGTTCTAA
- the mscL gene encoding large-conductance mechanosensitive channel protein MscL yields MGLLTEFKEFAVKGNMIDMAVGIIIGTAFNNVVQTIVKKVLLPPMSMLTDGVNFAERKWVLKPAVDGDVATEIAIGYGELIEVSIDFLIIAIVVFIVIKLMNKLRKSAEDPKDPKEVTPKDIELLNDLKELMQEQNKILTSK; encoded by the coding sequence ATGGGGTTATTAACTGAATTTAAGGAGTTTGCGGTCAAAGGAAACATGATCGATATGGCTGTAGGTATTATTATAGGTACCGCGTTCAATAACGTAGTGCAAACTATTGTCAAGAAAGTGCTTCTACCACCTATGTCCATGCTCACGGATGGTGTTAATTTTGCTGAACGCAAATGGGTGCTCAAACCAGCTGTAGATGGCGATGTAGCTACTGAAATTGCGATTGGTTATGGAGAACTGATTGAAGTTTCTATTGATTTTCTAATTATAGCGATAGTTGTTTTTATAGTGATCAAATTAATGAACAAACTACGTAAAAGCGCTGAGGACCCTAAAGATCCTAAAGAAGTGACTCCTAAAGATATTGAACTGTTGAACGATCTTAAAGAGCTGATGCAGGAACAAAATAAAATTTTAACGAGTAAATAA